A window from Hemicordylus capensis ecotype Gifberg chromosome 2, rHemCap1.1.pri, whole genome shotgun sequence encodes these proteins:
- the LOC128343690 gene encoding rap1 GTPase-activating protein 1-like, whose product MGPKTPCCILEFLDLLGDRIQLQDFRGFRGGLDVTRGQTGTESVCTNFRGKEIMFHVSTKLPFTEGDAQQLQRKRHIGNDIVAIVFQDENTPFVPDMIASNFLHAYVAVQLHHHALGETLYKERTHSALLESLYEELQIRRRSMMGLASGDDDKIENGGGGSFENFKLCLQSFRLLKWRKAITLLFGIIVCPTMNMDQRKQRRELSEEIRKKIIDKHVKDKGYKTMSKQFDVPVTTVANIIKKFKVHGIVANLPGHGHKRKTDPRMASQITSGHPD is encoded by the exons ATGGGGCCAAAAACTCCATGTT GCATCTTAGAGTTCTTAGATCTCCTTGGGGACAGAATCCAGCTGCAGGACTTCCGCGG ATTCCGAGGTGGCTTGGATGTTACGAGAGGTCAGACAGGAACAGAGTCTGTCTGCACCAATTTCCGTGGCAAGGAGATCATGTTCCATGTCTCTACAAAGCTACCCTTCACAGAGGGAGATGCCCAGCAG CTTCAGCGGAAGCGCCACATTGGGAACGATATTGTGGCCATTGTCTTCCAGGATGAAAATACTCCCTTTGTCCCTGACATGATTGCCTCCAATTTCCTGCATGCCTATGTGGCAGTGCAGCTTCATCACCATGCCCTTGGGGAGACTCTCTACAAG GAGCGGACCCACAGTGCTCTTCTCGAGAGTCTTTATGAGGAGCTGCAGATCCGGAGACGCAGTATGATGGGCTTGGCCTCTGGAGATGATGACAAGATAGAGAATGGGGGTGGTGGCTCCTTTGAGAATTTCAAG tTGTGCCTCCAGTCATTCcgcctattgaaatggagaaaagcaatcactctgctgtttggtatcatcgtgtgtcccacaatgaacatggaccagagaaagcaaaggagagagttgtctgaggagatcagaaagaaaattatagacaagcatgttaaagacaaaggctataagaccatgtccaagcagtttgatgttcctgtgacaacagttgcaaatattattaagaagttcaaggtccatgggattGTAGCCAATCTCCCTGGACACGGCCACAAGAGGAAAaccgaccccagaatgg CATCTCAGATCACCagcggacatcctgactaa